One segment of Curtobacterium poinsettiae DNA contains the following:
- a CDS encoding alpha/beta hydrolase has translation MPTFSAARGDASFTDAHGVEIVYSTWRAARPKGVVQIAHGVGEHGLRYEPLAQDLVRAGYTVHANDHRGHGRTGLTQWDGDHAKLGRLGPGGLRAAIAAVEQMSAVARADEPGLPLVLLGHSWGSLMAQRIVNTSSDRYDGVVLSASAYRLPGWMNSGDLNARHAGSGPTKYEWLTRDRKIIDAMALDPLAVEADVIGLFGLADTLRLLGVPRRGIPHDLPMLLQVGSDDTLGGPRSIERLAQAYRRRGRLSDVTVQVYDGARHEVYNETNRAEVIGDLVAWLDRVTTR, from the coding sequence GTGCCAACCTTCTCCGCCGCTCGCGGCGACGCCTCGTTCACCGACGCCCACGGCGTCGAGATCGTCTACTCGACCTGGCGTGCGGCGCGGCCGAAGGGCGTCGTGCAGATCGCGCACGGCGTCGGGGAACACGGGCTCCGCTACGAACCGCTCGCGCAGGACCTGGTGCGCGCCGGGTACACCGTGCACGCCAACGACCACCGCGGGCACGGGCGTACCGGGCTGACCCAGTGGGACGGCGACCACGCCAAGCTCGGTCGGCTCGGCCCCGGCGGCCTGCGCGCTGCGATCGCCGCGGTCGAGCAGATGAGCGCGGTCGCGCGGGCCGACGAACCCGGGCTGCCGCTCGTGCTGCTCGGTCACTCGTGGGGGTCGCTCATGGCGCAGCGGATCGTGAACACCTCGTCGGACCGCTACGACGGCGTCGTCCTGTCCGCGAGCGCCTACCGGCTGCCCGGTTGGATGAACAGCGGCGACCTCAACGCCCGGCACGCAGGGTCCGGGCCCACCAAGTACGAGTGGCTCACCCGCGACCGGAAGATCATCGACGCGATGGCGCTCGACCCCCTGGCGGTCGAGGCCGACGTCATCGGGCTGTTCGGGCTCGCCGACACCCTCCGGCTGCTCGGTGTGCCGCGGCGGGGGATCCCGCACGACCTGCCGATGCTGCTGCAGGTCGGCTCCGACGACACCCTCGGGGGCCCGCGTTCGATCGAGCGTCTGGCGCAGGCGTACCGCCGACGCGGCCGGCTGTCCGACGTGACCGTGCAGGTGTACGACGGCGCCCGGCACGAGGTCTACAACGAGACGAACCGCGCCGAGGTCATCGGGGACCTGGTCGCGTGGCTCGACCGGGTGACCACGCGCTGA
- a CDS encoding biotin/lipoate A/B protein ligase family protein yields MHGEYKVPGGKLVVVDLEVVDGTIQQFRLAGDFFLEPDDALPLIDAAVNGLPATTDAAGIAAAVRAALPTDAVLLGFTPESVGVAVRRALSRASTWRDHDWQIVHEGPISPNEHLALDQVLTEEVGAGRRGPTLRIWEWDQPAVVIGSFQSLKNEVDPAGAEKYGVQVVRRISGGGAMFMDAGAVISYSLYVPSDLVQGMTFADSYAFLDEWVIEALKSLGIEAYYQPLNDITSTKGKIGGAAQKRLGTGSLLHHATMSYDMDGEKMVQVLRIGREKMSDKGTTSAAKRVDPLRSQTGLSRAEIIERLIGTFTRLYGATPGAVTDAEREKAQELVRTKFATKEWLERVP; encoded by the coding sequence ATGCACGGTGAGTACAAGGTCCCCGGAGGCAAGCTGGTCGTCGTCGACCTCGAGGTCGTCGACGGCACGATCCAGCAGTTCCGCCTGGCGGGTGACTTCTTCCTGGAACCCGACGACGCGCTGCCGCTCATCGACGCGGCCGTGAACGGGCTCCCCGCCACCACCGACGCCGCGGGCATCGCCGCAGCGGTGCGGGCGGCCCTGCCGACCGATGCCGTGCTGCTCGGCTTCACGCCCGAGTCCGTCGGCGTCGCGGTGCGCCGTGCGCTGTCGCGGGCCTCGACCTGGCGCGACCACGACTGGCAGATCGTGCACGAGGGGCCGATCAGCCCGAACGAGCACCTCGCGCTCGACCAGGTGCTGACCGAAGAGGTCGGCGCCGGCCGCCGCGGTCCGACGCTGCGCATCTGGGAGTGGGACCAGCCGGCCGTCGTGATCGGCTCGTTCCAGTCGCTGAAGAACGAGGTCGACCCCGCCGGCGCCGAGAAGTACGGCGTGCAGGTGGTCCGACGCATCTCCGGCGGGGGCGCGATGTTCATGGACGCCGGGGCCGTCATCTCGTACTCGCTCTACGTGCCGTCCGACCTGGTGCAGGGCATGACGTTCGCCGACTCGTACGCGTTCCTCGACGAATGGGTGATCGAGGCGCTCAAGTCGCTCGGCATCGAGGCGTACTACCAGCCCCTCAACGACATCACCTCGACCAAGGGCAAGATCGGCGGGGCCGCACAGAAGCGCCTCGGCACCGGTTCGCTGCTGCACCACGCCACCATGAGCTACGACATGGACGGCGAGAAGATGGTGCAGGTGCTGCGCATCGGGCGCGAGAAGATGAGCGACAAGGGCACCACCAGCGCCGCGAAGCGTGTCGACCCGCTGCGCTCGCAGACGGGGCTGTCCCGCGCCGAGATCATCGAGCGGCTGATCGGCACCTTCACCCGGCTCTACGGGGCGACTCCCGGCGCGGTCACCGATGCCGAGCGTGAGAAGGCACAGGAGCTCGTGCGGACGAAGTTCGCGACGAAGGAGTGGCTCGAGCGGGTGCCGTGA
- a CDS encoding GNAT family N-acetyltransferase — MAAAPEVRNDTDKQQYSLIEDGEVIGLAAYEIDGDEIRFVHTEVDPEHRGGGHASILVQHALDDVRASSSRRVVAQCSYVHAWIERHPDYQELTTR; from the coding sequence ATGGCAGCAGCACCCGAGGTCCGCAACGACACCGACAAGCAGCAGTACTCCCTGATCGAGGACGGCGAGGTCATCGGTCTCGCTGCGTACGAGATCGACGGCGACGAGATCCGCTTCGTGCACACCGAGGTCGATCCCGAGCACCGCGGTGGTGGGCACGCGTCGATCCTGGTGCAGCACGCCCTCGACGACGTTCGCGCGAGTTCGTCGCGCCGGGTCGTCGCGCAGTGCAGCTACGTGCACGCGTGGATCGAGCGGCACCCGGACTACCAGGAGCTCACGACCCGCTGA
- a CDS encoding DNA-methyltransferase, whose amino-acid sequence MRRGDDRGPDRVVLGDALDVVPAYPEGSFTLVYLDPPFNTGRYQRRHATSAVPKADGPVMGFHGRTYERVRGDLMRFDDRFEDYWSFLEPRLIEAWRLLAADGTLYLHLDYRESHYAKVLLDALFGRESFLNEIVWAYDFGAKSKTRWPTKHDTILVYVKDPSRYWFDSEAVDREPYMAPGLVTPEKRERGKLPTDVWWHTIVSPTGREKTGYPTQKPEGVLRRIVQASSREGDWVLDFFAGSGTTGAVAQALGRRYVLVDDNPAAIDVMRKRLPGASFEVAAAGAGSASGDAAPAV is encoded by the coding sequence GTGCGCAGGGGAGACGACCGAGGCCCGGACCGCGTCGTCCTCGGCGACGCCCTCGACGTGGTCCCCGCGTACCCGGAGGGCTCCTTCACGCTGGTGTACCTGGACCCGCCGTTCAACACCGGCCGGTACCAGCGTCGGCACGCGACCTCCGCCGTACCGAAGGCCGACGGCCCCGTGATGGGGTTCCACGGCCGGACCTACGAACGGGTGCGCGGCGACCTGATGCGCTTCGACGACCGATTCGAGGACTACTGGTCGTTCCTCGAACCCCGACTCATCGAGGCCTGGCGGCTGCTCGCCGCCGACGGCACGCTGTACCTGCACCTCGACTACCGCGAGTCGCACTACGCGAAGGTGCTGCTCGACGCGCTGTTCGGCCGCGAGTCGTTCCTGAACGAGATCGTCTGGGCCTACGACTTCGGTGCCAAGTCCAAGACGCGCTGGCCCACCAAGCACGACACGATCCTGGTCTACGTGAAGGACCCGTCGCGGTACTGGTTCGACTCCGAGGCCGTCGACCGCGAGCCGTACATGGCGCCGGGGCTCGTCACCCCCGAGAAGCGCGAGCGCGGCAAGCTGCCCACCGACGTCTGGTGGCACACGATCGTCTCGCCGACGGGCCGCGAGAAGACCGGCTACCCGACGCAGAAGCCCGAGGGCGTGCTGCGGCGGATCGTGCAGGCGTCGTCACGCGAGGGGGACTGGGTCCTCGACTTCTTCGCGGGCAGCGGGACCACGGGTGCCGTGGCACAAGCGTTGGGCCGACGGTACGTGCTGGTGGACGACAACCCTGCGGCGATCGACGTGATGCGGAAGCGGTTGCCGGGGGCGTCGTTCGAGGTGGCGGCAGCCGGGGCGGGGTCGGCATCGGGGGACGCGGCGCCGGCCGTCTGA
- a CDS encoding MDR family MFS transporter, with translation MTQTATAPAAPTTASNVVMNHRQILLVIYGLMAGMFLGALDQTIVGTAIRTIGDDLHGLDQQAWVTTGYLIASTVTTPIYGKLSDIFGRRPLFITAIGIFIVGSFAASFSDSMLMLAGFRALQGLGAGGLMSLPLAIMGDMLAPRERAKYQGYFLAVFGISSVIGPLVGGVFAGADQLLFIAGWRWVFLINVPIGIIALFMVLTFLHLPKFGDRGKPRIDWWGATLVIVTLVPLLLIAEQGREWGWDSPAAFACYAIGALGLIAFIIVERAMGDDAILPMKLFGSRVFSMSAILSVLVGFGMFGAMLTIPLYLQIVKGVTPTESGFAMLPMVLGLMISSIASGQIISRTGNYQAFPITGTAFTAVGFTVLTFLTADRPLWFLMLGMFGIGLGLGQLMQTLTLAAQNSVSPRDIGVATSAATFFRQIGGTMGTAVLLSVLFTLMPTNISAAMQNESDLKSALNAAMTPSVANASKNQGVMDEIWTKIVDPVQQNVQDGLDQGTAQAKQAADAAVTKQVTAAVQRQVAAGTVPAAAADTIIAQQVDDAKPAAEQQALETAASKANASVVDGKLQIDYSDEAQRQNVVDQVAPTLIKQLKSGDSAASSSTDSATSDTSFLNGADPRLSRPFLVGFSDSAVRVYYVGLAVILLAFVLTWFFRVPPLRKTSALQEQADAARTAAGAESDGSAAAAAGAAAPGAGPVPSGSSSADVPRSPDVPTSPDVQPRSARAAGASDVSVLPSGVDDTRAPLPNATTHGAHSAAAPVDEPPTTTGAIRTRAAHAAAVVEPDAHGASADAAEASRASRPDADDAHGHGHGHGRHSVE, from the coding sequence ATGACCCAGACGGCGACCGCACCCGCGGCCCCCACCACGGCGTCCAACGTCGTGATGAACCACCGACAGATCCTGTTGGTGATCTACGGCCTGATGGCCGGCATGTTCCTCGGTGCCCTCGACCAGACGATCGTCGGCACCGCGATCCGCACCATCGGTGACGACCTGCACGGACTCGACCAGCAGGCCTGGGTCACCACCGGGTACCTCATCGCGTCGACGGTGACCACCCCGATCTACGGCAAGCTCTCCGACATCTTCGGTCGCCGGCCGCTCTTCATCACCGCGATCGGCATCTTCATCGTCGGCTCGTTCGCGGCGTCGTTCTCCGACTCGATGCTCATGCTCGCCGGCTTCCGCGCCTTGCAGGGCCTGGGTGCCGGTGGTCTGATGTCCCTGCCGCTGGCGATCATGGGCGACATGCTCGCCCCTCGCGAGCGGGCGAAGTACCAGGGCTACTTCCTGGCGGTCTTCGGCATCTCGTCCGTCATCGGGCCGCTCGTCGGCGGCGTCTTCGCCGGCGCGGACCAGCTGCTGTTCATCGCCGGCTGGCGCTGGGTGTTCCTGATCAACGTGCCGATCGGCATCATCGCCCTGTTCATGGTGCTGACGTTCCTGCACCTGCCGAAGTTCGGCGACCGCGGCAAGCCCCGCATCGACTGGTGGGGCGCGACGCTCGTCATCGTCACGCTCGTGCCGCTGCTGCTCATCGCCGAGCAGGGCCGCGAGTGGGGCTGGGACTCCCCCGCCGCCTTCGCCTGCTACGCCATCGGCGCCCTCGGCCTGATCGCGTTCATCATCGTCGAGCGGGCCATGGGCGACGACGCGATCCTGCCGATGAAGCTCTTCGGATCGCGGGTGTTCTCGATGTCCGCGATCCTGTCCGTGCTCGTCGGCTTCGGCATGTTCGGCGCGATGCTGACGATCCCGCTGTACCTGCAGATCGTCAAGGGCGTGACCCCGACCGAGTCCGGGTTCGCCATGCTGCCCATGGTGCTCGGTCTGATGATCTCGTCGATCGCCTCCGGCCAGATCATCTCCCGCACCGGCAACTACCAGGCCTTCCCGATCACCGGCACGGCGTTCACGGCCGTCGGCTTCACGGTCCTGACGTTCCTGACCGCCGACCGGCCCCTGTGGTTCCTGATGCTCGGCATGTTCGGCATCGGGCTCGGACTCGGGCAGCTCATGCAGACGCTGACCCTGGCCGCGCAGAACTCGGTCTCGCCGCGGGACATCGGTGTCGCCACGAGCGCCGCGACGTTCTTCCGGCAGATCGGCGGCACGATGGGCACCGCCGTCCTGCTCTCCGTGCTGTTCACCCTGATGCCGACGAACATCAGCGCCGCCATGCAGAACGAGTCCGACCTGAAGAGCGCGCTGAACGCCGCGATGACCCCGTCGGTCGCGAACGCGTCGAAGAACCAGGGCGTGATGGACGAGATCTGGACGAAGATCGTCGACCCGGTGCAGCAGAACGTGCAGGACGGTCTCGACCAGGGCACCGCGCAGGCGAAGCAGGCCGCGGATGCTGCCGTGACCAAGCAGGTGACGGCAGCCGTGCAGCGGCAGGTCGCCGCGGGCACGGTCCCCGCCGCCGCAGCGGACACGATCATCGCCCAGCAGGTCGACGACGCGAAGCCCGCGGCCGAGCAGCAGGCGCTCGAGACCGCGGCCTCGAAGGCGAACGCCTCGGTCGTCGACGGGAAGCTGCAGATCGACTACTCGGACGAGGCGCAGCGGCAGAACGTCGTCGACCAGGTCGCGCCGACGCTCATCAAGCAGCTCAAGAGCGGCGACTCGGCCGCGAGCTCGTCCACCGACTCGGCGACGAGCGACACGTCGTTCCTGAACGGGGCGGACCCCCGGCTCAGCCGTCCGTTCCTGGTCGGGTTCAGCGACTCGGCCGTCCGCGTGTACTACGTCGGCCTCGCGGTGATCCTGCTCGCGTTCGTGCTGACCTGGTTCTTCCGGGTGCCGCCGCTGCGCAAGACGTCGGCGCTGCAGGAGCAGGCGGACGCCGCGCGGACCGCTGCCGGTGCGGAGTCGGACGGGAGTGCCGCCGCAGCCGCTGGCGCCGCGGCACCCGGGGCTGGTCCGGTGCCGTCGGGGTCGTCCTCCGCCGACGTGCCGCGTTCGCCCGACGTGCCGACCTCGCCGGACGTGCAGCCTCGGTCCGCCCGGGCCGCCGGAGCGTCGGACGTCTCGGTGCTGCCGAGCGGGGTCGACGACACCCGCGCTCCGCTGCCGAACGCCACGACGCACGGTGCGCACTCGGCGGCTGCGCCGGTCGACGAACCCCCGACGACGACTGGTGCGATCCGGACCAGGGCCGCCCATGCGGCTGCGGTCGTGGAGCCGGACGCCCATGGTGCCAGCGCTGATGCGGCGGAGGCGAGCCGGGCCTCCCGGCCGGACGCTGACGACGCGCACGGGCACGGGCACGGGCACGGGCGGCACTCGGTCGAGTAG
- the pgm gene encoding phosphoglucomutase (alpha-D-glucose-1,6-bisphosphate-dependent), which translates to MNDRAGTPATADDLVDLDELLAAYHDRVPDVSVPEQKVVFGTSGHRGSSLDTAFNDTHIAAITQAIVEYRRDQGTDGPLFIGRDTHALSAPAEQTALQVLAANGVRVLADSADGFVPTPALSHAIIRYNRAGNPDTADGIVITPSHNPPRDGGFKYNPPHGGPADSDATSWIANRANAIIEGGNAEVQRTEDAEPERYDFLNTYVADLENIIDIAAIKRAGVKIGADPLGGASLPYWNAIRDHYGLDLTVVNPEVDPTWAFMTLDWDGKIRMDPSSPSAMASVLARKDDFDVLTGNDADSDRHGIVTPDGGLMNPNHYLAVAIEYLYAHRPEWRDDAAIGKTLVSSSIIDRVAESLGRRLWEVPVGFKWFVPGLIDGSVAFGGEESAGASFLRTDGTAWTTDKDGIILALLASEIVAVTGKTPSQLYAELTERFGAPVYQRVDAAASKEQKARLGKLDGDAITADTLAGDPITAKLSKAPGNDAAVGGVKVVTDKAWFAARPSGTEDVYKIYAESFVGQEHLEQVQREAKEIVDAALGA; encoded by the coding sequence ATGAACGACCGTGCCGGCACCCCAGCGACCGCAGACGACCTCGTCGACCTCGACGAGCTCCTCGCCGCGTACCACGACCGAGTCCCCGACGTCTCGGTCCCCGAGCAGAAGGTCGTGTTCGGCACGTCCGGACACCGCGGGTCGTCGCTCGACACCGCTTTCAACGACACCCACATCGCCGCCATCACCCAGGCGATCGTGGAGTACCGCCGCGACCAGGGCACCGACGGGCCGCTCTTCATCGGCCGCGACACCCACGCGCTCTCCGCCCCCGCCGAGCAGACTGCACTGCAGGTCCTCGCCGCCAACGGCGTGCGCGTGCTCGCCGACAGCGCGGACGGCTTCGTGCCGACGCCGGCGCTGAGCCACGCGATCATCCGCTACAACCGTGCCGGCAACCCGGACACCGCCGACGGCATCGTCATCACGCCGAGCCACAACCCGCCCCGCGACGGTGGCTTCAAGTACAACCCGCCGCACGGTGGTCCCGCCGACAGCGACGCCACGAGCTGGATCGCGAACCGGGCGAACGCGATCATCGAGGGCGGCAACGCCGAGGTGCAGCGCACCGAGGATGCCGAGCCCGAGCGCTACGACTTCCTGAACACGTACGTCGCCGACCTCGAGAACATCATCGACATCGCGGCGATCAAGCGTGCCGGCGTGAAGATCGGCGCCGACCCGCTCGGTGGCGCCTCGCTGCCGTACTGGAACGCCATCCGCGACCACTACGGCCTCGACCTGACCGTCGTGAACCCCGAGGTCGACCCCACGTGGGCGTTCATGACGCTCGACTGGGACGGCAAGATCCGGATGGACCCGTCGAGCCCCTCGGCGATGGCCTCGGTGCTCGCGCGCAAGGACGACTTCGACGTCCTGACCGGCAACGACGCCGACTCCGACCGGCACGGCATCGTCACGCCCGACGGCGGGCTGATGAACCCGAACCACTACCTCGCGGTCGCGATCGAGTACCTCTACGCGCACCGACCCGAGTGGCGCGACGACGCCGCGATCGGCAAGACCCTGGTGTCGTCGAGCATCATCGACCGCGTCGCCGAGTCCCTGGGCCGTCGCCTGTGGGAGGTCCCGGTCGGCTTCAAGTGGTTCGTCCCCGGCCTGATCGACGGCTCCGTGGCCTTCGGCGGCGAGGAATCCGCGGGTGCGTCGTTCCTGCGCACCGACGGCACCGCGTGGACCACCGACAAGGACGGCATCATCCTGGCGCTCCTGGCGTCCGAGATCGTCGCCGTCACGGGCAAGACCCCGTCCCAGCTCTACGCCGAGCTGACCGAGCGCTTCGGCGCCCCGGTCTACCAGCGCGTCGACGCCGCGGCCTCGAAGGAGCAGAAGGCGCGCCTCGGCAAGCTCGACGGCGACGCCATCACCGCGGACACCCTGGCCGGTGACCCGATCACCGCGAAGCTGTCGAAGGCCCCGGGCAACGACGCAGCCGTCGGCGGCGTGAAGGTCGTCACCGACAAGGCGTGGTTCGCCGCGCGCCCGTCGGGCACCGAGGACGTCTACAAGATCTACGCGGAGAGCTTCGTCGGGCAGGAGCACCTCGAGCAGGTGCAGCGCGAGGCCAAGGAGATCGTCGACGCAGCACTGGGCGCGTAG
- a CDS encoding class I SAM-dependent methyltransferase, which produces MTMHAPVSFGAGGGEPYARALRTDGRLRLTDPSRPGEVTTMDVGRWSAAADRVDRSLLDDVDGGVIDIGCGPGRMLVAAQARGIPALGVDVSAEAVAIAQRSGGTAMQGSVFDAVPDEGHWDTALVIDGNIGIGGDPTALLVRCREIVRVGGRVVVETNPDVDADRVYTARVVDADGNESAEFPWAEVGLDALHRHAADAGLVARQSWTTEGRNFCELLA; this is translated from the coding sequence ATGACCATGCACGCACCCGTCTCGTTCGGCGCCGGTGGCGGCGAGCCCTACGCCAGGGCCCTCCGTACCGACGGCCGCCTGCGCCTCACCGACCCGTCGCGTCCCGGCGAGGTCACGACGATGGACGTCGGTCGCTGGAGCGCCGCGGCCGACCGGGTCGACCGCTCGCTCCTGGACGACGTCGACGGCGGGGTCATCGACATCGGCTGCGGCCCCGGGCGGATGCTCGTCGCCGCGCAGGCTCGTGGCATCCCGGCGCTCGGCGTCGACGTCTCGGCCGAGGCCGTCGCGATCGCGCAGCGCTCCGGCGGCACCGCCATGCAGGGATCGGTGTTCGACGCGGTCCCGGACGAGGGCCACTGGGACACCGCGCTGGTGATCGACGGGAACATCGGCATCGGCGGCGACCCCACCGCACTGCTCGTCCGCTGCCGTGAGATCGTGCGGGTCGGTGGTCGCGTCGTCGTCGAGACGAACCCCGACGTCGACGCCGACCGGGTCTACACGGCCCGCGTGGTCGACGCGGACGGCAACGAGAGCGCCGAGTTCCCGTGGGCCGAGGTCGGGCTCGACGCGCTGCACCGGCACGCGGCCGACGCCGGGCTGGTCGCACGGCAGAGCTGGACGACCGAGGGACGGAACTTCTGCGAGCTGCTGGCCTGA
- a CDS encoding DUF2064 domain-containing protein, with product MTTETPTSTPVTVAVVAKECLPGKVKTRLTPALSPEGAARVAAGSLADTLATVQALPAARRVLFFDGTVVPAGAEGFEVLHQPGGGLDERLGFLFDAVDGPLLLVGMDTPQASAAELAPVFDAPERDGWFGPAEDGGFWSLYLREPSGDLLRGVPMSREDTGAVQLARLTDAGLDVGILGELLDVDTVADAERVAELVPDSEFSRALRAETVGSTR from the coding sequence GTGACCACCGAGACCCCCACCAGCACGCCCGTCACCGTGGCCGTCGTCGCGAAGGAGTGCCTGCCCGGCAAGGTGAAGACCCGCCTGACACCGGCGCTCTCCCCCGAGGGCGCGGCCCGCGTCGCCGCCGGCAGCCTCGCCGACACCCTCGCCACCGTGCAGGCCCTGCCCGCGGCGCGTCGGGTCCTGTTCTTCGACGGCACCGTCGTGCCAGCCGGCGCCGAGGGCTTCGAGGTCCTGCACCAGCCTGGCGGCGGCCTGGACGAGCGCCTCGGGTTCCTGTTCGACGCGGTCGACGGCCCGCTGCTCCTGGTCGGCATGGACACTCCGCAGGCGTCCGCCGCCGAGCTCGCCCCGGTGTTCGACGCCCCCGAGCGCGACGGCTGGTTCGGACCGGCCGAGGACGGCGGCTTCTGGTCGCTGTACCTGCGGGAGCCCTCCGGCGACCTGCTCCGCGGCGTCCCGATGTCCCGCGAGGACACCGGCGCCGTCCAGCTCGCCCGCCTGACCGACGCCGGTCTCGACGTGGGGATCCTGGGCGAGCTGCTCGACGTGGACACCGTCGCCGACGCCGAACGGGTCGCCGAACTGGTGCCCGACTCCGAGTTCAGCCGGGCACTCCGTGCCGAGACCGTGGGGAGCACCCGATGA
- a CDS encoding glycosyltransferase family 2 protein, producing MTVDVILPCLDEADALPKVIARLPTGYRAIVVDNGSTDGSADVARAHGALVVTEPVKGFGSACAAGVAAATADFVAFCDADASMDPAELPPLVDRVASGRVDLALGRRVPTGRGAWAPHARFANRVLAVLMHRATGYRLRDLGPMRVMRREDLVSLDLRDRRSGYPLEMVLAAHAAGWRVDESDIGYAQRIGDSKVTGTLRGTINAVRDMSRLLRAYRREARTRVVAPAPVRTVAGSTPVAGPAASASAPFAGAASAPVAASGTVAEEARS from the coding sequence ATGACTGTCGACGTGATCCTGCCGTGCCTCGACGAGGCGGATGCCCTGCCGAAGGTCATCGCGCGCCTCCCCACGGGCTACCGGGCGATCGTCGTCGACAACGGGTCGACCGACGGATCGGCCGACGTCGCCCGCGCCCACGGTGCCCTGGTGGTGACGGAACCCGTCAAGGGGTTCGGGTCGGCCTGTGCCGCCGGGGTCGCCGCGGCGACCGCCGACTTCGTCGCGTTCTGCGACGCCGACGCCTCGATGGACCCCGCCGAGCTCCCGCCCCTGGTCGACCGCGTGGCCAGTGGCCGCGTGGACCTGGCACTCGGCCGTCGCGTCCCGACCGGCCGCGGTGCGTGGGCCCCGCACGCGCGCTTCGCGAACCGCGTCCTCGCCGTCCTCATGCACCGCGCGACCGGCTACCGCCTGCGCGACCTCGGCCCGATGCGCGTGATGCGCCGCGAGGACCTCGTCTCCCTCGACCTGCGCGACCGCCGCAGCGGCTACCCGCTCGAGATGGTCCTGGCCGCCCACGCCGCCGGATGGCGCGTCGACGAGTCCGACATCGGGTACGCACAGCGCATCGGCGACAGCAAGGTCACGGGCACGCTCCGCGGCACGATCAACGCGGTGCGGGACATGTCCCGTCTGCTCCGTGCGTACCGCCGGGAGGCGCGGACCCGCGTCGTCGCGCCGGCCCCCGTCCGCACCGTGGCCGGCTCCACCCCCGTGGCCGGTCCCGCTGCGTCCGCTTCCGCCCCGTTCGCCGGCGCCGCATCCGCCCCCGTCGCCGCATCCGGCACCGTCGCCGAGGAGGCGCGCTCGTGA
- a CDS encoding NAD-dependent epimerase/dehydratase family protein, with product MSRLLVTGGAGFIGSAIVRHALADGHEVRVLDSLRDDVHGDPAEVVHAHQQQGIAFVHGNVRDRVALDAALDGIDVVCHQAAKVGLGVDFQDAPDYVSSNDAGTAHVLAGMDRHDIGRLVVASSMVVYGEGAYTTASGEPTRPPARRREDLDAGRFDPIGSDGQPLLPGLIDESAALDPRNVYAQTKVAQEHLASSWARATGGRAIALRYHNVYGPGMPANTPYAGVASLFRSALARGEAPRVFEDGAQRRDFVHVDDVAGANAASIAATADLPSDTFRAYNVGSGTVHTIGDMAAAIAGPDGPQPVVTGEYRLGDVRHVTASSARIAAELGWHAEVDFEAGMRDFATAPLRSAVR from the coding sequence ATGAGCCGCCTCCTCGTCACCGGCGGCGCGGGCTTCATCGGCTCCGCGATCGTCCGCCATGCCCTGGCCGACGGCCACGAGGTCCGCGTCCTCGACTCGCTGCGCGACGACGTGCACGGCGACCCCGCCGAGGTCGTCCACGCCCACCAGCAGCAGGGCATCGCGTTCGTGCACGGCAACGTCCGCGACCGGGTCGCCCTCGACGCCGCCCTCGACGGCATCGACGTCGTGTGCCACCAGGCCGCCAAGGTCGGCCTCGGCGTGGACTTCCAGGACGCCCCCGACTACGTCTCGTCGAACGACGCCGGCACCGCCCACGTCCTCGCCGGCATGGACCGGCACGACATCGGCCGGCTCGTCGTCGCCAGCTCGATGGTCGTCTACGGCGAGGGTGCGTACACCACCGCCTCCGGCGAACCCACCCGTCCGCCGGCTCGCCGCCGCGAGGACCTCGACGCCGGCCGCTTCGACCCGATCGGCTCCGACGGTCAGCCCCTGCTGCCCGGCTTGATCGACGAGTCGGCCGCACTCGACCCCCGCAACGTGTACGCGCAGACGAAGGTCGCGCAGGAGCACCTCGCCTCGAGCTGGGCACGCGCCACGGGCGGTCGCGCGATCGCCCTCCGCTACCACAACGTGTACGGACCGGGCATGCCGGCGAACACCCCCTACGCCGGTGTCGCGTCCCTGTTCCGCTCGGCGCTGGCCCGCGGCGAGGCACCCCGCGTCTTCGAGGACGGCGCCCAGCGACGCGACTTCGTGCACGTCGACGACGTCGCCGGCGCGAACGCTGCCTCCATCGCGGCGACCGCCGACCTGCCGTCGGACACGTTCCGCGCGTACAACGTCGGCTCCGGCACCGTGCACACCATCGGCGACATGGCCGCCGCCATCGCCGGCCCCGACGGCCCGCAGCCGGTCGTCACGGGCGAGTACCGTCTGGGCGACGTCCGCCACGTCACGGCGAGTTCGGCACGCATCGCCGCCGAGCTCGGCTGGCACGCCGAGGTCGACTTCGAGGCCGGCATGCGCGACTTCGCGACGGCTCCGCTCCGCAGCGCCGTCCGCTAG